The genomic interval GACGGCGCGGCGTCGTCTTGGCTCACGCTCATATCGGCTGACCTACCTTCGACGCGCGGGTCAGGACCGAACCTGTTATCGCCCGCCTGACCAGGTACGGCGCCAAGATAGATGATTGGCCCGAAAGTGAGCACCAGCCCCAACAGGGTTAGCACCATCCCCTCCAGCCCACCACTTTGCGGCGCGGCATTCGAGATCGCGCTGCCCGCGGTCGACACGAGGTACAGCGGCACGATCCACCAGCCCGACACGCCCAGATCATGCAGCCGTTTGACAGAGGTCGCCAGCGAGATCCAGGTCGCCACGGCAAACGCGGCCACCATGATCATGACCGCCGGAATATTCGCACCGTCCGCTGGCGGCCCCCCGCCTGGCCCCGTGGGTGTCACCAAACCAGCGAAAAAGCCGCCCACCACCACGACGATAAGCTGAACGAGAAAGGCCATCCACCAGCGGCCACGGCCGATGCGCCCATGAAACGTAAAGAGCCAGTTGGCGGACGTCACCTCACCCTCGCTTTCCTGAAGCCGGCAACCAAGCCGCCAGTCTGACGGCAATCGGCCTGCTATTCAAACTCCATGATCACGTCGTCGACCGCGAGGCTGTCACCGGGCTGGACATTGACTTTCGCAACTACCGTGTCGCGCTCTGCCCGCAGGATGTTCTCCATCTTCATCGCCTCGACCGCGCAGAGCCGCTCGCCGGCCTTGACCTCCTGGCCTTCGGTCACATCGATTGACACGACCAGTCCGGGCATCGGGCACAACAGCATCTTGGAGGTGTCGGGCGCCTCCCGCACCGGCATCAGCGCGGCCAGTTCCGCCTCCCGCTCTGTGAAAACGTAGGACGGCAGCCGGATGCCGCGATATGTCAATTCATAACCATTGAGCAAGGGGCGAAGTTGCACCGCGACGGCGCTGCCGTCGATCTCGCCCTGCCAGACCGGATTGCCGGGCCACCAGTCTGACGTGACTTCGACCGTGCGCCGGACCACGCCGGCAGCATCCAGCACGTCGATCACGGCATGCCCATCCTCGTGCTTGCGCACCGCCAGCTTCTCGCTCACCCCACCAATATCGGCGACGCGCACCGGCGCGAACTGCACGTCGCGCCCGCTCATCTGCCCGGATATCTGGCGGCGGCGGCGGTTGCTCAGGTCGTCGATGAACACCGCGGCGATGGCCAGCGTCTCGCGCTCATCGGCATCCGGTTCACGCGGCGCGAAGCCGTCCGGGTACTCTTCGGCGATGAAGCCGGTCGAAAGATCGCCTGCGCGCCATTTCTCGTTCTGCATGATGGCGCTGAGGAACGGCACGTTATGCTCGATTCCGTCGATGAAGAAGTTGTCCAGCGCCCAGGCCATATGGTCGATCGCGGCAAGACGGTCGGGCCCGTGCGTGCACAGCTTGGCGATCATCGGATCGTAGAACATCGAGATTTCGCCGCCTTCCTCGACGCCCGTGTCAACGCGGATGGTGCGGCCCTGCCGCTCGCCCACCTCCGGTTCCCGGTAATGGACCAGCCGCCCGATAGAGGGCAGGAAATTGCGGTTCGGGTCTTCCGCATAGATGCGACTCTCGACAGCCCAGCCGTTCAGCCGGATCTCACCCTGTGTCAGAGGGAGTGGCTCGCCCGCGGCCACGCGGATCATCTGCTCCACGATGTCGATGCCGGTGACCAGCTCCGTCACCGGATGCTCGACCTGCAGGCGCGTATTCATCTCCAGGAAGTAGAAGTTCCGGTCCGGGTCGACGATGAACTCGACCGTGCCGGCGCTGACATAATCCACCGCGCGGGCCAGCGCCACGGCCTGTGCGCCCATCTTCTCGCGCGTGCCCGGGTCCAGGAAGGGGCTGGGCG from Dichotomicrobium thermohalophilum carries:
- a CDS encoding DUF805 domain-containing protein produces the protein MTSANWLFTFHGRIGRGRWWMAFLVQLIVVVVGGFFAGLVTPTGPGGGPPADGANIPAVMIMVAAFAVATWISLATSVKRLHDLGVSGWWIVPLYLVSTAGSAISNAAPQSGGLEGMVLTLLGLVLTFGPIIYLGAVPGQAGDNRFGPDPRVEGRSADMSVSQDDAAPSAGGQGGRVESFSDAFRELHRQRDEGEISQDEFDRKKKQMLGI
- a CDS encoding acetyl-CoA carboxylase biotin carboxylase subunit, with translation MFDKILIANRGEIACRVIKTARRMGIKTVAVYSDADNDAVHVDMADEAVHLGPAPAAESYLDIEKIIKAAKDTGAQAIHPGFGFLSENPAFARALQDAGITFIGPNIKAIEVMGDKIESKKFAAEAGVNTVPGVMAVIDDPDEAGRIAADIGFPVIIKASAGGGGKGMRVCRSAEEVAEGFVSSMSEAKSSFGDDRVFIEKFVERPRHIEIQVLADGHGNVIHLGERECSIQRRNQKVVEEAPSPFLDPGTREKMGAQAVALARAVDYVSAGTVEFIVDPDRNFYFLEMNTRLQVEHPVTELVTGIDIVEQMIRVAAGEPLPLTQGEIRLNGWAVESRIYAEDPNRNFLPSIGRLVHYREPEVGERQGRTIRVDTGVEEGGEISMFYDPMIAKLCTHGPDRLAAIDHMAWALDNFFIDGIEHNVPFLSAIMQNEKWRAGDLSTGFIAEEYPDGFAPREPDADERETLAIAAVFIDDLSNRRRRQISGQMSGRDVQFAPVRVADIGGVSEKLAVRKHEDGHAVIDVLDAAGVVRRTVEVTSDWWPGNPVWQGEIDGSAVAVQLRPLLNGYELTYRGIRLPSYVFTEREAELAALMPVREAPDTSKMLLCPMPGLVVSIDVTEGQEVKAGERLCAVEAMKMENILRAERDTVVAKVNVQPGDSLAVDDVIMEFE